In Chitinophaga sp. H8, a single genomic region encodes these proteins:
- a CDS encoding GNAT family N-acetyltransferase, with protein MHKQDIQLVRITSDDVELLLRLSRQTFSETFSPVNTPENMQHYLDTSLTTEQLRKEINHPDSLFYFAMRAGSAVGYLKVNFGTAQTELQDPGGMEIERIYVLKEFHGEKIGQLLFNKAMEIAREQKVDYIWLGVWEKNVKALGFYEKNGFVRFGTHAFKLGKDEQTDLMMKLTIKEDV; from the coding sequence ATGCACAAACAGGATATACAACTGGTGAGGATTACTTCGGATGATGTGGAATTGTTACTACGACTCAGCCGGCAAACATTTTCTGAAACTTTTTCCCCGGTGAATACGCCGGAAAATATGCAGCATTATCTGGATACCTCGCTCACAACGGAGCAGTTAAGGAAGGAAATTAATCATCCTGATTCCCTGTTTTATTTTGCAATGCGGGCAGGTAGCGCGGTAGGTTATTTGAAGGTGAATTTTGGTACGGCACAAACGGAGTTGCAGGATCCGGGCGGTATGGAAATAGAACGGATTTATGTGCTGAAAGAATTTCATGGGGAAAAAATCGGGCAGTTGTTGTTTAATAAGGCGATGGAAATAGCCAGGGAGCAAAAAGTGGACTATATATGGTTAGGTGTTTGGGAGAAGAACGTGAAAGCGCTTGGATTCTATGAAAAAAATGGGTTTGTCCGGTTTGGAACGCATGCATTTAAACTAGGGAAGGATGAGCAAACAGACCTGATGATGAAACTCACTATTAAGGAAGATGTTTAA
- a CDS encoding GNAT family N-acetyltransferase: MHTSAIHNASSDNYPEITAVWEASVRATHHFLTEADIQFYKPLVLNEYLKSVTLYYIKGANNDIQGFIGIAADKIEMLFIHPDARRKGLGKLLLQYAVKEAAAFKVDVNEENEQAVAFYEHMGFVVVSRSPLDGSGKPHPILSMELNIPQ; this comes from the coding sequence ATGCATACATCTGCTATACATAACGCTTCCTCAGACAATTATCCAGAAATTACCGCTGTTTGGGAGGCTTCCGTAAGGGCCACTCATCATTTCTTAACAGAAGCAGACATTCAGTTCTATAAGCCGCTGGTATTAAATGAATACTTAAAATCCGTTACGCTTTATTATATCAAAGGAGCTAACAACGATATACAAGGTTTCATAGGTATTGCCGCGGATAAAATTGAGATGCTTTTTATCCATCCTGATGCGAGGAGGAAAGGACTAGGCAAATTGCTGCTACAGTATGCCGTAAAAGAGGCCGCCGCCTTTAAGGTAGATGTAAACGAGGAGAATGAACAGGCAGTGGCTTTTTATGAGCACATGGGGTTTGTGGTAGTAAGCCGTTCTCCGCTGGATGGTTCCGGCAAGCCACACCCTATTCTATCCATGGAATTAAACATTCCTCAATAA
- a CDS encoding FAD-dependent oxidoreductase produces MKLRYLFAAGLCLLSVITLAQSSYDVVVYGGSPGGFTAAIQAAKMGKTVALIEPSAHIGGILVNGLGVTDIDSQPAFQNSVAVGGLALEFYRRIASVYGRREAFEVALQRRIKNHDLWPHEPHVGEKVILDWLAAYKIALLINSRLVESPQAVTKKGTRITRIKLEDGKTISGKMFIDATYEGDLLAAAGVATVIGREANAQYGETLNGIRGVTTHAQFQVKVDPYVIPGDPESGLIPAIQKGEIGTPGAADKHLQAYCFRACLSRDPDNRIPFKQPADYDRKNYEIYVRYLKAGGHLLRPWASVPNGKSDLGAWHDLSHNLYGMNVDYPGGNYATRKRVYNEHRSFTEGLFYFLANDTAVAKLAPELQQEWAAWGLAKDEFTDNEGWPHMFYIRDARRMVSDYVITEHHILKPNPTPVEDPVGVAFWPPDVHSVRRIVKDGYAYNEGFIFEPAGSWRPLPVSYRALVPRKTECTNLLTPTCPSSSHIAYGAIRLEWTFMVLGQSTATAAVLAIDGKKDVQQVDYSILSKRLLKDAQVLALPE; encoded by the coding sequence GCACAATCCAGTTATGATGTAGTAGTATATGGAGGATCACCGGGTGGATTTACAGCCGCTATACAGGCTGCTAAAATGGGCAAGACAGTCGCATTAATAGAACCATCTGCCCATATTGGCGGCATCCTGGTGAATGGCCTTGGCGTGACGGATATTGACAGCCAGCCGGCATTTCAGAACAGTGTAGCAGTAGGAGGGCTGGCACTAGAGTTTTACCGGCGTATAGCCAGTGTGTATGGCCGGCGGGAAGCATTTGAAGTAGCTTTGCAGCGCAGGATAAAGAACCATGATCTCTGGCCGCATGAGCCACATGTAGGAGAAAAGGTGATCCTGGACTGGCTGGCAGCATATAAAATAGCCCTTTTGATTAATTCCCGTTTGGTAGAGAGCCCGCAGGCAGTGACAAAAAAAGGTACCCGTATTACCAGGATAAAACTGGAAGATGGTAAAACCATCAGCGGAAAAATGTTTATTGACGCTACCTATGAAGGCGATTTGCTGGCAGCTGCGGGGGTTGCTACGGTGATTGGCCGGGAAGCTAATGCGCAATACGGCGAAACATTAAACGGGATACGGGGTGTAACTACACATGCACAATTTCAGGTAAAGGTAGATCCCTACGTTATCCCCGGCGATCCTGAAAGCGGATTAATCCCTGCCATCCAGAAAGGGGAGATTGGTACACCAGGTGCTGCAGATAAACATCTGCAGGCCTATTGTTTCCGGGCTTGTTTAAGCAGAGATCCGGATAACCGTATTCCTTTTAAACAGCCTGCTGATTATGACCGGAAGAATTATGAAATCTATGTCCGTTATCTGAAAGCCGGGGGGCATTTACTGCGCCCATGGGCCAGTGTCCCAAATGGTAAATCTGATTTAGGTGCCTGGCATGACCTGTCGCATAACCTTTATGGTATGAATGTGGATTACCCGGGAGGAAACTATGCCACCCGGAAACGGGTGTATAATGAGCATAGGAGTTTTACGGAAGGGCTTTTTTATTTCCTGGCCAATGACACCGCCGTTGCGAAGCTGGCCCCGGAATTGCAACAGGAGTGGGCTGCCTGGGGACTTGCCAAAGATGAATTTACAGATAATGAAGGCTGGCCGCATATGTTTTATATCCGGGATGCGCGCAGGATGGTGTCGGACTATGTGATCACCGAGCATCATATTCTGAAACCTAATCCTACCCCTGTAGAAGATCCTGTAGGAGTGGCATTCTGGCCTCCGGATGTACATAGTGTGAGAAGAATTGTGAAAGATGGTTATGCCTACAATGAAGGGTTTATTTTTGAACCTGCCGGTTCCTGGCGCCCATTGCCGGTTTCCTATCGGGCACTGGTACCCAGGAAGACAGAATGTACCAATCTGCTCACCCCTACCTGTCCATCTTCCAGCCACATCGCATATGGCGCTATCCGCCTGGAGTGGACGTTTATGGTGCTGGGCCAATCAACAGCTACGGCGGCTGTACTGGCCATTGATGGTAAAAAGGATGTTCAGCAGGTGGATTACAGCATCCTCAGCAAAAGATTACTGAAAGATGCACAAGTACTGGCATTACCTGAATAA
- a CDS encoding DUF92 domain-containing protein, with protein MLELSIRELVIATVLLIAVMVVCVRAGKLSVPAAITGGLVGALVFAGAGYGGICMLGTFFVLGTLATAHRKDLKAKVSGDGLHPEQRKTGQVLANGGVAAGMALLAIIDPERVAMYIMMLAASLAAATADTLSSELGTVYGRSFYNILTLKKEPKGLDGVVSLEGTLLGAGGAMIIAVIYAIMAGFDERCLFIVLAGILGNLADSVLGASLERKHYIGNDIVNFLNTLFAALVAQGLCLLFC; from the coding sequence ATGCTGGAATTATCTATTCGTGAATTGGTCATTGCCACGGTATTGCTTATTGCTGTTATGGTGGTATGTGTAAGAGCAGGCAAATTATCGGTACCGGCAGCTATAACAGGAGGATTGGTGGGAGCACTGGTATTTGCTGGTGCCGGATATGGCGGGATCTGCATGTTAGGAACATTTTTTGTACTGGGTACATTAGCAACTGCCCACAGGAAAGATTTAAAAGCGAAGGTTAGCGGAGATGGGCTGCATCCTGAACAAAGAAAAACCGGTCAGGTGCTGGCAAATGGAGGCGTTGCCGCAGGGATGGCGCTATTGGCGATAATTGACCCTGAACGTGTAGCAATGTACATCATGATGTTGGCAGCGAGTCTGGCTGCTGCCACTGCTGATACACTTTCCTCTGAATTAGGTACTGTATATGGCCGTAGTTTCTATAATATATTAACTTTAAAGAAAGAACCTAAAGGGCTGGATGGTGTAGTAAGTCTGGAAGGTACTTTGTTGGGGGCCGGAGGCGCCATGATCATAGCCGTGATATATGCGATCATGGCGGGGTTTGATGAGCGATGTCTCTTCATTGTATTGGCAGGGATATTGGGTAATCTGGCTGATTCTGTACTGGGGGCTTCCCTGGAGCGCAAACATTATATCGGGAATGATATTGTGAATTTTCTGAATACCCTTTTTGCTGCATTGGTAGCGCAAGGATTGTGTTTGTTATTTTGTTAA